In Cucurbita pepo subsp. pepo cultivar mu-cu-16 chromosome LG10, ASM280686v2, whole genome shotgun sequence, the DNA window AAGAGGAAGGCTGAATATGAAAAGCTTATGAGGGCATACGACAGCAAGAAGGTAGGCGCGCTCTGTATTTTGTGTATCGATCAAACTTACAAACTTCACTGCGACAAACGCTTATACATGCTGTTATCCTGGAATAGGCTAGTGAAGCTGATGACGAAGAATTAGAGAGGTCGAAATCTGAAGTGAACGGCGAGGATGAGGCCAGTGAGGAGGTATTTGATACACAATACGCAAATGCTCCAATGCTTGTACATGTCTATTTCAGTTAATAATATGCAAATTCAGATCATATCTTCTGTTTCATGTGCgcatatttcattttataagcCTGCTGATTGTTTGAAGTTGAAAGTAACAAAGTTATGTTCTACCTACTTAGCTTGTTGCATACTATGAATAGTTTTTCGCTTCTCTATCAACACGTGTTCAATACTCGAACTCTTTGCAGGAACATCACGAAGACGATGACGAGGAGGAGGATGACgaagatgatgaagaggaTGATTAAATTAGAAGCAACTTTCTAACTTTTGCAATAGCCAACCCAGCTGCTAGAGGGAGGGAGTAGCTCATGTATGTTCATATCTTCAGTACTTGCGTGCTTTCTGttcttttgtatttatgtGCAAATGATAAAGTGTTGTATGGCACTTCCGCAATATTACTGTTTAAATGGTCTGCTCCACTAGCATCGCCGTTGtcataatttgataaaatctcTGGCTATTCTGGCCTTCTGATAACcgaatatataaaattatcaaatcCGTCTTTTGGAAGCTGTAAATCGAGTTTTTCTCTAATTCTCTTGCCTTTTTGCAGTTGGAGaattacgttttttttttttagaactttTAGAGAGAGCCTCTGAACCATCCGTGATAGGTAATGGTCTGTCTATCTAAAGTCGAAGATTATGACAACAATAGtagtaaaataaatgtataggTTGGAGAATTCCCATTTTTACATCCTTGACAACATCCTTTTAGGCGTTTCTACATAAAAAGTTTACCATGAGTTACTCTAATGGACATGAAAGATAAGTAGCTAGTTCATTAATATGCTTGCAACTTTGCAGTtctctaataaaaatatatttttgacaCTAATGTATAGAAATattaaacttgaaattttaattttgaggcTCTCTGATAAgtatctaattttaaaacgttacTTGATATTtcagaaaattataaaattgtattaaaaGAAGTTCTTACTAATGGTTTTAAGGAAACTTAGACATAGTTGTTATGAATTTCAAGTTTTGAACTAtgctaattaaattttaacattctCCGAGCTATAGAATCTATATGTGTAATTTAGCTTAAAAACCTCGTTAAGCTACGAGCCAAAACAAAGATACTGCAGTGAACCGATGTGGGAAGGGAGTGGTAGTAGAAGAATACCGTGGAAGAAAATTTTTCTCCATCCATTAACTCCAATGATACATCAAAGATAATTGATGGCCTTGTAAATCTTTCCCACACTTGTATGATTTCTTCTCTGTTGCAATCAACCGTTCCTGAAAGAAAGATACCAACATGTCCATCATTCTCGCGGTGTGCAATAAATGACTTACCGGtggaaggaaaaaatgagACGACAAAAAGGTGAACCTACAAGAATCTGACAAGTAAATGAGCAATTAGCATCGGCAAGATTCAGCCACTACGTTGTAGCGGTTGAATAAAGAATAGCGGAAATTTCacgcaaaaatttgaaatttgtgcTGGAATTCTGTACGAATTTACAAATAATCACAGATGTTCATAAATTTGGAGAGTTTGCTTCGACACCGAAGGTATTAGCTCCTTACTCACCTCTTCAACATCTAGAAAAAAGTCCTATTAATTAAGCTCTTTCTTAAAAGCACCCTTGGACGGTTgttcctctctttttctctttccccCCCAAAGAGAgcgagaacaaaaaaaaaaaaaatcactcgATTCCCTCACAACAAGGCAGATAAGAGACTTTTTTCCATTCTTAAGTCCAGGATACGAAAACAATTCCTCCCCACTAAAAAGAGCGATTGCGAGTGGATTTCAGGTTCGATAGTATCGAGAAGGTATTAGCCCCTTACTCACCTCTTCAACATCTAGAAAAATACGCATCATTCTTTCTTTGCATAATATCATACACTGCTATATGCTCCCCTTATGCCCTTGCTATGATACGAGTCacttaaaagttaaaagcATGTTTCCATTCCCATATACTTTCCAAACCAGAAGCAAAGCCTTgtaaccaaaaacaaaacaaaaaaaacgaACACTGGAAACAAGAGAAACTGCACGAGGATCTAGTGGTTCAATTGTGTTCTATGCATTGAAGTGAAAAcattacatatatttatagGAAAATAAGAAACTAGCCACTAACATAGGCCACCTTAATCATCCCCACTAATCCATAGGCCACCGCCCTACTAATTAAGAGGCACTGACCTAAATAAGTGCCAGTAAAAATATGGATACCGGTGTGTGAGATCTCGACGGCCTCTTTGTGCCTTTTGTATATCGATATGATAAAAATATGGATACCCGTGTTATTTAGTTAGCACAAATATTTGGTTCATGCACAACATGATACACATATAAGGAAGTTTCAACCTTCGATTAGCAAGATTTGGTTTCAGTTTAAGAAACTAATGATGAATGCATAAATGTCAACAACATAGGTGAGTATTTTTATGCTTttcaacataatttaattaaaaaaacaggTACACGACTAGCTGTGTTAAATACCTTGGTAAGAATGCCAAGGGAAGCCAATGGTAGAAAATAGATAGGATGCATGGAGTAGCAAGATCAAAGGTGCTGCATAATAGGCAATTACAATTAAAGGTTTTACAGTTTTAATAGTAAAATCAACATTTCTGTTGTCAAAATTGAGAGATTGGAAAATGGCACCTGTCTGCACTGCCAATGAAGTCTGCATACATGCGCCATTGTTCTGGAACATCATCAAAAAGATTACCAAACCGTCCACCTGGAAAGGATGCAACTCactgaaaaattcaatataatcttccatattattttctctttatgTGCAAAGTATCCATTATTAGGCCTTTTTGTGCGTACATATGAAAGTATTACATAGATAAGCTCAAAGATTACTCAGTCACGGACAATGCCAAGAAAATGTTGTGGGAAAAAAACACTTAGAAACCTGATGGCAGCATTAGAAGCGGCTGCAGTAGTAGTTCCAGAGAAGGAGCATATACCAACTGCCTGCAAATAGTCAATAAAAGAGTGGtttaaataatgttaatgaccttttcttttccattttgcTAACAGAACTGTGTTATAATAGAATGAAACTGTACTTTCAGAAACAGTTATCAATTATGTagaatttgagttttgaatCCTCTAATTATAGGAACTGGATGTGACCAACGCGTGACACATCCATCCAATAATATTAGTGGGGAACTGCAGTATCATGTACCGCAAGTAGTTGTCTGAAACTGATTCTGCaatgaaatttatataaaagtgAGATAGCAGGTATAACTAGATACTtcctgaaaaaagaaattgagataTTACTTTATCGATCATTTTTTCTGATAATCCACCatactttcattgagaaaaaaagaagatgaatacAAAGACATCCAAAATAACCAAGCCAACAAAAAGAGGAATTCCCATTAAGGAACCCCAATCGAGCAAAATGTGAGCGGATAAATAACAAAAGGAATTTGACACCGACgcccaaaagaaaacaaagaacctTGCAAGGGACCAAACATCCCTACTGTCTTGCTCACCCTTCTAAAGATCCTATTGTTTCTCTCTCCCGGAAAGGCCAATCATCTGGCTGTATAGCTACAAACAGCTTGAGCAAACATTAATGGATGTATTTGTCACACGTTGGTCATATCCCAAATGCTCATTGGCTATATGATATGAACTCTTGGCTGTAATCCATATGACAAACAAAAGTACATGCTCATAAAAAGTTTACGGTTTCTTTTCTATCTTCTAGTCGGTGTACACCCATACAACGTTTCCAATTTACGATTCATTACAATTGAAAAGCTTCTTTATAATCTCCTTGAGGTTGCGTGGATTCAAAAAGGGATAATCCAATTGtccttttcatattttctacTCTTTTTCGCATGACAGAACAATTTCTAACTGATGGGAATCAAAAGAGGGAAGAGGAAAACCTAGAAGTACTGGAAAAATCCTGATCTTTGGGAGTGCAAGATTAttgtagaaaaattaaataagtaaaacGGGATACATCTAGTTGTATGAATCAACTAGAACCCAAATATTCCCAAATATTCTAGCGTGGAAAACATCACGTAACAAAAAAgttcaatgaagaaatattaatGGGAAaagtgagaaagaaaaaaagtccACGCACATTAGgtatcatgttaggaatcacgactctccacaatggtatgttATTGTCCAcattgagcataagctctcgtggctttgcttttggcttccctaaaaggcctcataccaatggagatgtattccttacctataaacccatgatcattccctaaattagccaacgtggactctctcccaacaatcctcaacacccTTGGGCAAGATAAAATCTTGAATGATATCTGGAAGCCAGGATAATTTTGTTTCCAAAAAATGAGATACTTTGAGACCATTGGATGTCGGAGATGTTTGTTCATCAAAAACAGATTGCAAACGTAGTTATCATCTAGAAAATACCTGTTCATGGAATCAAATTTCCCAAAATGAAACTCTTATTGTAGCTATAGGAAGCAGAAAACGGTATACCAGTTCTCAAAGTCTACAAACTATGCTGAATACCGATCGTTAATTATCTCAACCATCAGCTTTATCCTAAAAGAAATGTGAACCTCTATCTATCCTCAGGAAGTTTAAggcaaatttttaattcacatAAAATGGATCAAGCATATAGATTGCTTCAGTAGAGTGATATTAGCAAAACCATAGCAATATGAACGAGAATACATTATATCTATTataagaatttgaaaagaCGAATTCGAGGAATGATTACGTAAAAAGTGAATTCTAAGGCAAACATCACCGGCTTCTTCACAGCGCCATTTCCGTACTTCTCGACAAAAATTACTCGCCGCTGGCCGTGTACTCTGCAACAAGAAACACAAGACAAAAGTAATACAATCAGATGGAATAACACCGAAAGCATTATCACTAGCAGAGAAACAATCACCACTTCCTCTAAATCGATATTTTCTTTCGCCTCTTGAGATATTAAGACATTTCGTCTCGGACATTTTCCGCTCAGTATGGAATGAAATTGATCAAGACTTcgaaaaacttaaaacattTCAGGAAGATACGATATATCACATACAAACTACGCTGAACTTCTCTTCATCCATTAATATCCACAAGTTTTCAATATAACAGAACAGAAGAATGTaggggaacaaaaaaaaagatctcGTACCTGCACGATCAACACCGTTCTTTACATTGTCTTCTCCATCGGAAAATCGGTTTGGCTACATAAAATCTGATGACGATTTCGCAGTTTTCCACTGTGAATCAAGCTCAAAGACTCAAAACGCACACACAAGTAGCCAATGAGAGTTGCGCAGCGCCAGGCATGCGGAGACAGCGCTTTCTGAAGCTAAGCGACGTGATAGAGCTCCTTATTCAAGTCTGTCAAATACATACGGATGAACGCACAGTCGCTGTGTGAATCTGTTGGCGGTTGCCTGTTTTGTTAATTGCCGCGCGGCAATCCAGGAAGACGGCCTTACTCccctaattattattatgttcatgcctttaattattttaattcttttataaaataaaatttaaaaaaaaaaaaaaaaaaaagaatcaaaattaattttaaatgattaaaaagtaattttttttagtaattttaaacataaaaatggatttttaagcttataaatgcaattaatcaaaattaattcacGGATTTTTTTCACATGTCCAAACATTTTCGTTTAAAAAATGagacaaattttgaaatatttcacGGAGTTTTGAATTACACTACGAATTTATATACCACccgaataaataaatagtacaTGAATAAACGAGACTACAGAGCAATCTAAGGATAAGATGGCTaccaaaaacttaaaagaattgaaacttACTACCTTATTATCAACCAGATGTATCTTTGGTGTttcaatcataaattttcaaagttaAAGTGTCCTTACAAAGGGGGTCGCAGGACCAGGCTCGAGCGCGTGTAGCACTCTTGCAAGAAAATGGGCTCACTGCAGGAGGGGAATGaaaggagaggaaagaaaagattcgAGACCAAAGTGGAATCAGACTGAGTTTCAATTCATCGCAGGGGAAGGCTACTTCATGCTACGCGTCCGGACCTACTACGCCTGAGCCGCATTTCAATTCAAATCCGGATTTTGGAATTGAGAgatggttttaaaattataataataaaatttaaagtataattaaaaaggagaggaaaatagaaatgatatgattctCATTACCGACATATTCTTATGATACatgaaaattcaaacacaACGACGAAAAATGCATataaaaacacaaattaaaaaaagcataaaaatatttattgcaGATTGCATGCGATTAATTATTAGCCCACAAACTGCCTTCATCAAACTCCCCatagtttgaaattttctaaGCTTTCCACCAGGCAGGCGGCATGCGTTCGATCCAGGCCAATTCTGATATCAAAGAATTTAATAACAAATCCATTTGATTTTGCTGTTTGGTCCTTCTTCATGACCAGATTTCAAAAGTAACCCCTCTCTCATTTTGCAATTTGACCCACTTAAAAGCATCATATTAGCCTTTAAGCTCTGAAGATTGATTGGCTTGATGATTGGAGTCCCAAGTTGGGGGCATTGTTGTCATCTGCAAGGgcgaaaaacaaaaatacgtTAATTTAATGACCTAATTACTCGACCCGATACCTAATTGAAGTACTTTCATTAAAAGTACTCATGTAAGAGCCCAAAATTAACCTAATTATTCGACCCGATACCTAATTGAAGTACTTCCATTAAAAGTACTCATGTAAGAGCCCAAACCCACCCTAGCAGATACTTTTGTTAAAAGTACTCATCATATAAGAGCCCGAACCCAcccctaacagatattgtctttagggttttcctttccaactatctttcaaagtttttaaaccCAAACTCACCCctaccagatattgttctgtttaaggttttgcttttgaggcttcctctcaaagtttttaaccCAAACCCAACGCtcgcagatattgttctctttagggttttgcttttgggtttcctctcaaagtttttaaaccAAAATCTACCgctatattgtcctctttgaggtttccctttcgggcttcccatCAAAGTTGTTAAAACACGTAtacaagggagaggttttcacgatcttctccaaccgacgtgggatcttacaatccatctcccttcgaagcccagcgttctcgctggcactcccCTCTACACGAATTCACACAATTCAAACCCTTCTTAACCCTAAAACTACACAAAAATAGACTATTGAAACCCATGAACTAAACTCACTCGAACCGAACCCGAACCATGCAATTTAGTCACTCACCTTCTTGAGTCTTGGAAACAAAGAAGCAAGCAGCAATGATAATGTAGCAGAGGAGAAGAATGAGGCCTTTAATATAGTGAGAGGTTCCATCTTGTAAAGTGAAGGCCGTGGCAATAATGGCCAACCCAAGCGACCCCGTTTCCATGAGGTTAAAGTTCAGGTCCATGTCCACTCCCATTGTCCAAGCAACTATCACACATAGTGGAATCTGCAATTACATATTCTTCAGGGGTCAGTTGGTGCAATTTCAACCTTTTTCTAAGAGGGGTTTAAAGTTTTCATTAATTACACATACGTACCACAAAAAGTGCAATTTGTGTTGCAGATCCCAATGCAACTCCCAATGATATGTcctgtaaacaaaaacaaaacatttaattttatatttaataaatctcgaaaaatttaatttttttaaaattaattgaactaCTTATACGTGAAAATTTACGATACTTACCAACTTATTCTTGAAGGCGAATATGATAGCTCCGGCGTGTTCGGCTGCATTTCCGACAATTGGGAGCAAGATTATACTAAGGAAACTGACCGACAAACCCCAAGTAGTAGATGCTTcctgaaattaataataaactttagtttataaaaaattataattatcccaattttaattttttattaaagagagaaaaaaataataatatatttcattttttgctGAAAAGCCCTTTAAATATAcagtaattaaaatttacctcAATTGTGTTGACAACGTATTCGGACAGCAAAGCAATAAGAAGTGTCATTCCAGCAAGCCATGCAAATGCACTCCAGAATCCGATCACTGCCTCTTCTCCAGAAACGTCGTCGTCTTCGGTTTCCTAATTTtccaataatataattaaataatttaattctcacacaataaaataaataaataaaacatttcaattttaataaataaatgtttatctTGGTTCAAAAATCAACCCACGAAGACattggttattattattataattattgtgtgtaattttaataaaatcttaaaaattataattattgtgtgtaattttaataaaatcttaaaattagttatttttatttaattttataaaatacgAAACCAATTTATAGTCGGGACTATTTTTACgatctattaaaaatttgaaactaaatttgaatatttattagtAGATAAACGACTATTCTAGTGGAAGATTCGGGACCATAGCATTTTTCCGATAAAGTCGACTTTTGTTGTTGCTGTCGTGGCCGTGGTCGTAGTCGTAGTGGTTCATTTAGAACCACCAAAACATCCTTAGCCACTAGTCAGTGTGACAAATACATCACCTTCTTATAATTATAGTGTACTAACTTTTTACctgatttaattttgaaaattaaataataataataataatgatggaTAGAAATGgtgtttataaacttaaattatttaaataaataaataaataaataactgaatttttttaaattaaaaatagaatattaaagAGAGGAGAAGGAACGTACCTCAGTTTCAAATAATGTCCGGTGAGTCCAGAGTTGGAAGACCAAGTAAGCAATGTAAGCGGCGAGCATTACAATGCTGCTGGCTCTGGACAAGTGGAGGGTGGAGGCGGCGGCAGTGGAGGCGGAGGAGGCGGAGGAGGCGGCGTACCCAAACAATAACGGCAATAGGTGGCACAGTAATGACAGCATCAGCATTAGTGCGTTCACATCCGCTTGCCTCtgttaaaattacaaaattacatatttaattatatttctaagACTTCAAATCTATTACCGTTCACCTAATAATCCGGTTTAAAATTCACTTTCCTTTCCGCTTCTCCAAAATGCCTTATACCAATGAAGAgatatttcttaattataaactcatgatcattccctaaattagtcgatgtgggacttttatcatccaataGCAATAacagattttcacaccctccACTCATTGGGTCCATTATCCAgttatgatattattataatagtTCAACTACACCGTTAgatatattgtcttctttaacCTCTCtcccaatattttaaaacaggTTTGTTAGACAGAggttttcatatcatttgttctcctctctgaCTTGTATGATCTTATTTAGGTCCGGCTTTCTCTCCTAGTCTTTTCCTAAAGCTTTAAAATGTATCTGTTACTTCTCCAACTAactttgagatctcacagtaaaaacatgttttaaaactttgagagtaAGCTCAGAAAGAAAAGCCAAATATAACAATATGTGTTAGCGGTGAACTTAGATGGTtcgtaaaaaattaatataacgagagagagagagagaggtgtTACTTACTCTGTCATAAGTCTGCTCTTTATTAATAATGCCACCACAGAAGAGAGAGGtgccaagaacaagaagaaggttGGAAAGAACAGAGCCCAAAAGAGAGAACTTCACCACGTCTATCTTTCCTTGTGTCAGCGCCAGAATTGCAATTATCAGCTCCGTCGCATTCCCACATGTTGCATTCAAAAGCCCCCCAACTATAtaccaaatttttaattaaatcttttttttattattattaaaaaaaaaaaaattaatataaacgACCGATTACCTGTTGGGCCGGTGAAATAAGCGATTTGCCTTCAAAGACGAAAGGAAACAATAAGaggaaattaaagaataataataaatatttgatattaataaaaaggtTAAGAGAAGCTTACTCGGTCAGGAAGCTGACACGTTCAGCCAATGGCGTGAGGCCAAgcaagctcaaagcaaaaaTCCACGgctaaatacataaataaattagttaattaattaaattaaccaGAACGACATGTCGTTTCACGGGAAATAGAGAGGGGATAAGGGTTCTCACTCTTCCAAACCCGAAACTCTGAGCGACAATAGCGAGCGGAATGGCAGGGAAGAGAATGGAAAGTTTAGTTCCCAAAATGACCTCCTGAAGATTGATGAGGAACTTGCGGAGACAGCCGAATTGGATTTTGGAGACGAGGGTTAAATCGGACTTTTTGCGTAGGGAAGAGGAGGACAAGTTGTGGGCAGTTCGGCCATGGCCGTGGCGACTCTCCTTGGTTAAGCGCTTAAGGGTTCCGTT includes these proteins:
- the LOC111804533 gene encoding uncharacterized protein LOC111804533, which produces MFALEFTFYAVGICSFSGTTTAAASNAAISELHPFQVDGLVIFLMMFQNNGACMQTSLAVQTAPLILLLHASYLFSTIGFPWHSYQGTVDCNREEIIQVWERFTRPSIIFDVSLELMDGEKFSSTVFFYYHSLPTSVHCSIFVLARSLTRFLS
- the LOC111804530 gene encoding vacuolar cation/proton exchanger 3-like; protein product: MASQSEPWLMENGTLKRLTKESRHGHGRTAHNLSSSSLRKKSDLTLVSKIQFGCLRKFLINLQEVILGTKLSILFPAIPLAIVAQSFGFGRPWIFALSLLGLTPLAERVSFLTEQIAYFTGPTVGGLLNATCGNATELIIAILALTQGKIDVVKFSLLGSVLSNLLLVLGTSLFCGGIINKEQTYDRRQADVNALMLMLSLLCHLLPLLFGYAASSASSASTAAASTLHLSRASSIVMLAAYIAYLVFQLWTHRTLFETEETEDDDVSGEEAVIGFWSAFAWLAGMTLLIALLSEYVVNTIEEASTTWGLSVSFLSIILLPIVGNAAEHAGAIIFAFKNKLDISLGVALGSATQIALFVIPLCVIVAWTMGVDMDLNFNLMETGSLGLAIIATAFTLQDGTSHYIKGLILLLCYIIIAACFFVSKTQEDDNNAPNLGLQSSSQSIFRA